The following proteins come from a genomic window of Flavobacterium eburneipallidum:
- a CDS encoding RagB/SusD family nutrient uptake outer membrane protein: MKTKFNKYLVVSLLIVLGVSSSCNDDFLEEKKQFRYYDETFMESETRVNQYVNNLYFDFFDGFKAPGAIKTGLYSTTETSYTEELGGISNLINPNVTLQNAADGSSYYGTTLGSTLRNEPYTRIKDCNFLLEKLDVVGAALPQAFRNAIKGQVYYLRALQYFDLMRTYGGVPIVTNSQQASPTDESIKTPRGTVTEVVNQIVADLDLAATLLPPNWDAANYGRFTRGAALAQKSRVLLTYASPLFNKGWDTSTTRWDVALAAGLAAETQLTTDGYGLYGTNAKQWAEMFYINDNAKNSEAIVVKLLANGITALFSNNSWERSMRLASQGGVAGGGVKVPKRMIDLFPTNTGARPVAGTNYDPFLFFKDRDPRFYRTFGFSGVAWPYTNTLGNTTQTTVWAYRWAVSSASNTAFGFSLGNDVPSPAFVRKMSNPAAGNASNFQYSGTDIMEYRYAELLLNIAECYAAKGDVTNTLVYLGKIRNRVGIPSANNYGIGTLATKYAALEAVLYERRVELAYEGKRFWDIQRWMLYSDDSSVNEDDTNAKLGFPIINGTQRIGNYLHYKNGFSPTGTDPLATARAAISVDPDASNFAAQITLLANFYTANFELKSPPSPMDNVSSTATNILWRPNYYLMGLTQTVLSQNPWLIQNKGWNDSTNSPGTYNYQE; encoded by the coding sequence ATGAAAACAAAATTTAATAAATATTTAGTTGTATCCCTTCTAATCGTTCTTGGAGTTTCTTCCTCTTGTAATGATGATTTTTTAGAAGAAAAAAAACAGTTTAGGTACTACGATGAGACTTTTATGGAAAGTGAAACTCGTGTCAATCAGTATGTAAATAATTTGTATTTTGATTTTTTTGATGGATTTAAAGCACCTGGAGCAATTAAAACAGGTCTTTATAGTACAACAGAAACGTCTTATACTGAAGAATTAGGGGGAATTTCAAATTTAATTAACCCAAACGTAACTTTACAAAATGCAGCTGATGGTTCTAGCTACTATGGAACTACTCTAGGTTCTACACTTCGAAACGAACCTTATACCAGAATTAAAGATTGTAATTTTTTATTGGAAAAATTAGATGTAGTTGGAGCTGCTTTACCTCAAGCTTTTCGTAATGCAATTAAAGGGCAAGTGTATTATTTACGTGCATTACAATATTTTGATTTAATGCGTACTTATGGAGGGGTTCCTATTGTAACTAATAGTCAGCAAGCATCGCCAACTGATGAATCCATTAAAACACCGCGAGGAACGGTAACTGAAGTAGTTAATCAAATTGTGGCTGATTTGGATTTGGCGGCTACTTTATTACCTCCAAATTGGGATGCAGCCAATTATGGTCGTTTTACAAGAGGAGCTGCTTTGGCTCAAAAATCAAGAGTATTATTGACCTACGCAAGCCCATTATTTAATAAAGGTTGGGATACTTCAACTACACGTTGGGATGTAGCATTAGCTGCAGGTTTAGCTGCTGAAACACAACTGACAACTGACGGTTACGGTTTGTATGGTACAAATGCGAAACAATGGGCTGAAATGTTTTATATTAATGATAATGCTAAAAATAGTGAAGCTATTGTTGTTAAACTTTTAGCTAATGGTATTACTGCATTGTTTTCAAACAACTCTTGGGAAAGATCGATGAGATTGGCTAGTCAAGGTGGTGTAGCTGGTGGTGGTGTGAAAGTACCTAAAAGAATGATTGATTTATTTCCAACTAATACTGGCGCCAGACCTGTTGCAGGAACTAATTATGATCCATTTCTTTTCTTTAAGGATCGTGATCCACGTTTTTATAGAACTTTTGGTTTTTCAGGCGTTGCTTGGCCATACACTAACACTCTTGGAAATACCACACAAACAACTGTTTGGGCTTATCGTTGGGCAGTAAGTAGTGCGTCTAATACGGCTTTTGGTTTTAGTTTAGGTAATGATGTGCCTAGTCCAGCTTTTGTGCGTAAAATGTCAAATCCTGCTGCTGGTAATGCAAGTAATTTTCAGTATTCTGGAACAGATATTATGGAATATCGTTATGCAGAGCTATTGTTGAACATAGCTGAATGTTATGCTGCTAAAGGAGATGTAACTAACACATTAGTGTATTTAGGTAAAATTAGAAATCGAGTAGGAATTCCTTCTGCTAATAATTATGGTATTGGTACATTGGCAACTAAATATGCTGCTCTTGAAGCTGTATTGTACGAACGTAGAGTAGAATTAGCTTATGAAGGAAAACGTTTTTGGGATATACAACGTTGGATGTTATATAGTGACGATAGTTCCGTAAATGAAGATGATACAAATGCAAAACTTGGTTTTCCAATAATAAATGGTACACAGCGTATTGGTAACTATTTACACTATAAAAATGGTTTCAGTCCTACAGGTACAGATCCATTGGCTACAGCACGTGCTGCTATTTCAGTAGATCCTGATGCTTCAAATTTTGCTGCTCAAATTACTCTTTTAGCTAATTTTTATACAGCTAACTTTGAATTGAAATCGCCTCCTTCTCCTATGGATAACGTGAGTAGTACAGCAACTAATATTTTATGGAGACCTAATTATTATCTTATGGGACTTACACAGACTGTTTTATCTCAAAATCCATGGTTGATACAAAACAAAGGATGGAATGATTCTACAAACTCTCCAGGAACATATAATTATCAAGAATAA
- a CDS encoding pectate lyase family protein translates to MKKSILFILFLLFLGNTKSFAQYPKISPEVQAQEKAIKEEANKLSDEAWEKALVIIEQEAKQGKPFIPWASRPNDLPQATIPAFPGAEGGGMYTYGGRGGNVYTVTSLEDRGPGTLREACEQGGARIVVFNVSGIIKIKSPLIIRAPYITIAGQTAPGDGVCVAGESIWIDTHDVIIRHMRFRRGETFVGRRDDSIGGNPVGNIMIDHVSATWGLDENMSMYRHMYSPGAGYPDEKKPTVNITIQNSLFGEALDTYNHAFGSTLGGENCSFMKNMWASNAGRNPSIGWNGIFNFVNNVVYNWYNRSTDGGDYTANYNIINNFYKPGPVTNLNEPISYRILKPESGRSKLSYMVFGRAHVTGNIVNGNEKVTKDNWDGGIQIENKKGELMGYDEAKTYFDKMKSETPFPMPWFSKILKADEAYEYVLKNVGATLPIRDKVDERIVRTVKTGVPEYAKGLEKKTFYQFEHRRLPADSYKQGIITDISQVGGYPEYKGKPYVDSDKDGMPDIWEKKHGLNPNDSSDAKGDLNGDGYSNIEDYINGVNPAIKVDWKDLANNKETLVRPLLD, encoded by the coding sequence ATGAAAAAATCTATTTTATTTATTTTATTTCTTCTTTTTTTAGGGAATACAAAAAGTTTCGCGCAATACCCAAAAATAAGCCCTGAAGTACAGGCTCAAGAAAAAGCAATTAAAGAAGAAGCCAATAAACTTTCGGACGAAGCTTGGGAAAAAGCTCTTGTAATTATCGAGCAAGAAGCCAAACAAGGAAAACCTTTTATTCCGTGGGCATCAAGACCAAACGATTTACCACAAGCAACAATTCCAGCTTTCCCTGGAGCCGAAGGTGGAGGAATGTACACTTACGGAGGTCGTGGCGGAAATGTCTATACCGTTACCAGTCTTGAAGACAGAGGTCCTGGAACTTTGCGCGAAGCTTGTGAACAAGGAGGAGCTAGAATAGTAGTGTTTAATGTTTCTGGTATTATCAAAATCAAAAGCCCTTTAATTATTCGTGCACCTTACATTACCATTGCGGGACAAACCGCTCCTGGTGATGGAGTTTGTGTGGCTGGAGAATCTATTTGGATTGATACCCATGATGTAATTATTAGACACATGCGTTTCCGTAGAGGAGAAACTTTTGTGGGTCGTAGAGATGATTCAATTGGAGGAAATCCTGTTGGTAATATTATGATTGATCACGTTTCGGCCACTTGGGGATTAGACGAAAATATGTCGATGTACAGACACATGTACAGCCCAGGTGCAGGCTATCCTGACGAAAAAAAACCAACTGTAAACATCACAATTCAGAACAGTTTGTTCGGAGAAGCATTAGATACGTATAACCACGCTTTCGGAAGTACTTTAGGTGGAGAAAATTGCTCTTTTATGAAAAACATGTGGGCAAGCAACGCAGGTAGAAATCCATCTATCGGTTGGAACGGGATCTTTAATTTTGTAAATAATGTGGTTTACAACTGGTACAACCGTTCAACAGATGGTGGTGATTATACAGCCAACTACAACATCATTAATAACTTTTACAAACCAGGACCTGTAACTAATTTAAATGAACCTATCAGCTACAGAATTTTAAAACCGGAATCTGGAAGAAGCAAATTGTCTTATATGGTTTTTGGTAGAGCACACGTAACAGGAAATATTGTGAATGGTAACGAAAAAGTAACCAAAGACAACTGGGATGGCGGTATTCAAATTGAAAACAAAAAAGGAGAATTGATGGGTTATGACGAAGCCAAAACCTATTTCGACAAAATGAAAAGCGAAACACCTTTTCCAATGCCTTGGTTTTCTAAAATCCTAAAAGCAGACGAAGCCTATGAATATGTTCTTAAAAATGTAGGAGCCACTCTACCTATCAGAGATAAAGTGGACGAAAGAATTGTTAGAACTGTAAAAACTGGAGTTCCAGAATATGCAAAAGGATTAGAGAAAAAGACGTTTTATCAGTTTGAGCACCGTCGTTTACCTGCGGATTCTTATAAACAAGGAATCATCACCGATATTTCACAAGTGGGTGGTTATCCAGAATACAAAGGGAAGCCTTATGTAGATTCAGACAAAGATGGTATGCCAGACATCTGGGAGAAAAAACACGGACTAAATCCAAACGATTCCTCTGATGCCAAAGGAGATTTAAACGGTGATGGATATTCTAATATCGAAGATTACATCAATGGTGTGAATCCTGCCATAAAAGTGGATTGGAAAGATTTAGCCAATAATAAAGAGACTTTAGTTAGACCTTTATTGGATTAA
- a CDS encoding DUF3826 domain-containing protein: MSINKFALLFLLFAFCQLSAQQYADPEYIKVTNERAAKIVEKLALGNKAKETAVTNIIAQQFRDLSKIHDGRDTDIKIVKDDASLSKDKQNEIIDKLKAEADKSINELHKAYLEKLATQLDEAKITEVKDGMTYGVLPITVDGYNDMLPNLTVAQKKYIYDALVEAREHAMDGGSSKEKHAWFGKYKGRINNYLSKEGYDLNKESTDWHKRLEEREKAKKAK, from the coding sequence ATGTCAATAAATAAATTTGCCCTATTGTTCCTGCTTTTTGCTTTTTGCCAATTAAGCGCACAACAATATGCAGACCCGGAATACATCAAAGTAACCAACGAAAGAGCAGCCAAAATCGTTGAAAAGTTAGCTTTGGGAAACAAAGCAAAAGAAACTGCTGTAACCAATATCATTGCGCAACAATTCCGTGATTTGAGTAAAATTCATGACGGAAGAGATACTGATATTAAAATAGTAAAAGACGACGCTAGTTTATCTAAAGATAAGCAAAATGAAATCATTGATAAATTGAAAGCCGAAGCCGACAAATCAATTAATGAATTGCACAAAGCCTATTTGGAAAAATTAGCAACGCAATTAGACGAGGCTAAAATAACCGAAGTAAAAGACGGAATGACTTATGGCGTTTTGCCAATTACTGTTGATGGTTATAATGATATGTTGCCTAATTTGACCGTAGCACAAAAAAAATACATTTATGATGCTTTGGTCGAAGCCAGAGAACATGCCATGGACGGTGGCTCATCCAAAGAAAAACACGCTTGGTTTGGTAAATACAAAGGAAGGATCAACAATTATTTGTCGAAAGAAGGTTACGATTTGAACAAAGAAAGCACCGATTGGCACAAACGTTTAGAAGAACGAGAGAAAGCTAAAAAGGCTAAATAA
- a CDS encoding polysaccharide lyase: protein MANIFQKNSLQTTMMAITFCLTFSSAFAQYPEIPKELQAKTDSILAKEEIRLGEIWKSNENVLKEEAKHGKPYLPWASYPKDFVPAEIPAFPGAEGGGAFTQGGRGGKIFVVTSLEDSGKGTFREACEAVGSRTIVFNVSGIIRLKNRISMRAPYVTIAGQTAPGDGICIAGETLEIDTHDVIIRHMRFRRGATDVTRRDDALGGNPMGNIIIDHCSVSWGLDENISLYRHQFKANEKSTLEKLPAVNITIQNTISSEGMDTYNHAFGSTIGGLNSTFMRNLWADNISRNASIGMYGDFNFVNNVIFNWWNRSLDGGDYRSMFNIINNYFKPGPITPTDQPIRYRILKPEAGYMKPKTFGRAYVSGNHIVGAPEVTADNWNGGIQLEDLSLEASKEYLELIKQPKPFAMPQFKIMSAEEAYEFVLNNVGANFPKRDAVDERIIKQVRTGKIEVKDGLENTIGKEFIKRRLPADSYKKGIITNPNQVGGYPEYNGKAYKDSDNDGISDAWEKKFGLNPNDASDANKDLNGDGYTNLEKYFNGIDPTQKTDWTKAENNTDTLAKSKGLLQ from the coding sequence ATGGCTAACATTTTTCAAAAGAACAGTTTACAAACTACGATGATGGCAATTACTTTCTGCCTGACTTTTTCATCCGCATTTGCCCAATATCCAGAAATTCCAAAAGAACTTCAAGCCAAGACGGATTCTATTTTGGCAAAAGAAGAAATCCGATTGGGCGAAATTTGGAAAAGCAACGAAAATGTGCTAAAGGAAGAAGCAAAACACGGCAAACCTTATTTGCCTTGGGCTTCCTATCCAAAAGATTTTGTGCCTGCAGAAATTCCGGCATTTCCTGGAGCCGAAGGTGGAGGAGCATTTACCCAAGGTGGTCGTGGTGGGAAAATATTTGTAGTTACCAGCTTGGAAGACAGCGGAAAAGGAACTTTCAGGGAAGCTTGCGAAGCTGTTGGATCAAGAACCATTGTATTCAATGTTTCGGGAATTATCCGATTGAAAAACCGCATCAGTATGCGAGCACCATATGTTACCATTGCAGGACAAACTGCTCCCGGTGACGGAATTTGTATTGCGGGAGAAACCTTGGAAATTGACACGCACGACGTAATTATTAGACATATGCGTTTTCGTAGAGGTGCCACCGACGTGACCCGTAGAGATGATGCGTTGGGCGGAAATCCAATGGGGAACATTATCATAGATCATTGCTCGGTAAGTTGGGGATTGGACGAAAATATATCTTTGTACAGACACCAGTTTAAAGCGAACGAAAAATCTACATTGGAGAAATTGCCGGCTGTAAATATTACGATTCAAAACACGATTTCCTCGGAAGGGATGGATACTTACAATCACGCTTTCGGAAGTACAATTGGCGGATTAAATAGTACCTTTATGAGAAATTTATGGGCCGACAACATTTCCAGAAATGCGTCTATCGGAATGTATGGCGACTTTAATTTTGTAAACAACGTGATTTTCAATTGGTGGAACCGTTCTTTGGACGGCGGTGATTATCGTTCGATGTTTAACATTATCAATAATTATTTCAAACCGGGACCAATTACACCAACGGATCAACCCATTCGTTACAGAATTTTAAAACCAGAAGCAGGTTATATGAAACCTAAAACTTTTGGAAGAGCTTATGTTTCGGGAAATCACATAGTAGGAGCTCCAGAAGTTACGGCCGATAACTGGAATGGCGGAATTCAATTGGAAGACCTTTCATTGGAAGCTTCCAAAGAATATTTGGAATTAATCAAACAACCAAAACCATTCGCAATGCCCCAGTTTAAAATAATGTCGGCAGAAGAAGCGTATGAATTTGTGTTGAATAATGTTGGTGCAAATTTTCCAAAAAGAGATGCCGTTGACGAACGTATTATCAAACAAGTTCGTACTGGAAAAATCGAAGTCAAAGACGGTTTGGAGAACACAATTGGCAAGGAATTTATCAAAAGAAGATTGCCTGCCGATTCGTACAAAAAAGGAATTATAACCAATCCCAATCAAGTGGGTGGTTATCCAGAATACAATGGGAAAGCCTATAAAGATTCGGATAATGACGGAATTTCTGACGCTTGGGAAAAGAAATTTGGGTTGAATCCAAACGATGCCTCCGACGCCAACAAAGATTTGAATGGCGATGGTTATACCAACTTGGAAAAATATTTCAATGGTATCGATCCAACCCAAAAAACGGATTGGACAAAAGCTGAAAACAATACCGATACGTTGGCGAAGTCCAAAGGATTATTGCAGTAA
- a CDS encoding DUF6298 domain-containing protein, producing the protein MNFVQLKNRISFQKGKLVLSSFALFFMVANGTAQNTFPDIVKTKEGKLSHTADNQGNQIPDFSYASYMASEKAIPNLENKIFVSRQEEDATQKIQNAIDYVSNLKPDKSGFRGAVLLDKGTFKISGTLYIRKSGVVLRGSGNTENGTILLGTGLEREALIRVLGVDDRKYGETFEFNTAYTPLGTQKIQLKNASKLKVSDEISISRPLTDNFIKELNMQDFGGETSWIGWKKDSWDIVWNRVVTKINGNEVTLNAPITMALDDTYGTSKVTTYTWEGRIEHIGIENILMKSTFNASNLKDEEHRWQAISIENTRNAWVKQVNFKHFAGGAITLLKTSQQITVEDCIATEPVSEIAAFRRHTFYTEGQQTLFQRCYSEFGYHDFAVGGFGTAGPNVFLQCESHLPFENSGAIGSWATGVLFDIANIDGQALSYNNREQDGRGAGWTAANSVIWESSASKIENYSPPTAQNWAFGVWGQFAGNGHWKDVNGHISPRSLFYAQLENRLGKLPVKSFIYDLGSEPSSSPTVEVAMELTKNSAKTAMTLPEWIAEVSKQNPISINNSGLKNANDLKNNDQDKVAKNSSKVKTENGLLTFEGKLIAGKQTNVAWWRGSLLDKEVQKSTPHLTRFAPGRTGIGLTDKVSETVDYLSANNTVALEHNYGLWYDRRMDDHERVRRIDADVWPPFYEQPFARSGQDLAWDHLSKYDLTKFNDWYWTRLAQFANLAEPNGQLLVNQQYLQHNIIEAGAHWSSSPWRSANNINETGFPEPPPYAGDKRIFMAEQFYDITNPTRKKLHQGFIRKSLENFQENSNVIQLTSAEYTGPLHFMEFWLDEAQKWKTETGKKGIIGLSATKDVQDAILNDAKRAKTVDAIDIRYWYYKEDGSAYAPQGGVNLAPRQHARKLKTGKETDDQVYRAVREYREKYPEKVVLYSTDGSSRFGWSVLMAGGSLPNIPKIELPAFYSALSEMKFVNGTTFSDPVWKLENKGKAYLFYTKNSQDIAIDLAADKGDFEVYAINATTGSISKNTNISGGKKVVIPASDVKEKVLFVIKK; encoded by the coding sequence ATGAATTTTGTTCAACTAAAAAATAGAATCTCTTTCCAAAAAGGCAAACTGGTTTTGTCAAGTTTCGCTTTGTTTTTTATGGTGGCAAATGGAACGGCGCAAAACACATTTCCAGATATTGTAAAAACCAAAGAAGGAAAACTATCTCATACTGCGGATAATCAAGGAAATCAAATTCCTGATTTTTCGTATGCCAGCTATATGGCTTCCGAAAAAGCGATTCCGAATCTGGAAAACAAAATTTTTGTCTCCAGACAAGAAGAAGATGCGACTCAAAAAATACAAAATGCGATTGATTATGTGAGTAATCTAAAACCGGACAAATCAGGTTTTCGAGGTGCCGTTCTTTTAGACAAAGGAACTTTCAAAATCAGTGGAACTTTATACATCAGAAAATCGGGTGTCGTTTTAAGAGGAAGTGGCAACACTGAAAACGGAACCATTCTTTTGGGAACAGGACTTGAAAGAGAAGCCTTGATTCGGGTTTTAGGAGTTGACGATAGAAAATACGGAGAAACTTTCGAATTCAATACCGCTTACACGCCACTTGGAACCCAAAAAATTCAATTAAAAAATGCTTCCAAATTAAAAGTCTCGGACGAAATCAGCATTAGCAGACCATTGACGGACAATTTTATTAAGGAATTGAATATGCAGGATTTTGGAGGAGAAACTTCTTGGATTGGTTGGAAAAAAGACAGTTGGGACATTGTTTGGAACAGGGTCGTGACCAAAATCAATGGTAATGAAGTAACGCTAAATGCGCCAATAACAATGGCTTTGGATGATACTTATGGAACTTCAAAAGTGACAACTTATACTTGGGAAGGAAGAATTGAGCACATCGGAATCGAAAATATTTTGATGAAATCGACTTTTAACGCATCCAATTTAAAAGACGAAGAACATCGTTGGCAAGCCATCAGCATCGAAAACACCAGAAACGCTTGGGTGAAACAAGTGAATTTCAAGCATTTTGCGGGCGGAGCCATTACATTATTGAAAACTTCGCAACAAATCACCGTTGAAGATTGTATTGCAACCGAACCAGTTTCTGAAATTGCCGCTTTCAGAAGACATACTTTTTATACAGAAGGACAGCAAACACTTTTCCAACGTTGTTATTCAGAGTTTGGATACCACGATTTTGCCGTTGGCGGTTTTGGAACTGCGGGACCAAACGTGTTTTTACAATGTGAATCGCATTTGCCTTTTGAAAATAGCGGAGCCATCGGAAGTTGGGCAACCGGAGTTTTATTTGACATTGCCAATATTGACGGTCAGGCATTAAGCTACAACAACCGAGAACAAGACGGAAGAGGAGCAGGATGGACGGCTGCAAACAGCGTAATCTGGGAATCTTCGGCTTCCAAAATAGAAAATTACAGTCCGCCAACAGCTCAAAACTGGGCTTTTGGAGTTTGGGGACAATTTGCAGGAAACGGACATTGGAAAGACGTAAACGGTCACATCAGTCCAAGAAGTTTGTTTTATGCACAGTTGGAAAACCGTTTGGGGAAACTTCCCGTGAAATCCTTTATTTATGATTTAGGTTCAGAACCATCTTCAAGTCCAACGGTGGAAGTCGCTATGGAATTAACCAAAAACTCGGCTAAAACCGCAATGACTTTGCCGGAATGGATTGCCGAAGTTTCAAAACAAAATCCAATTTCGATTAACAATTCGGGATTAAAAAATGCCAACGATTTAAAAAATAACGACCAAGATAAGGTTGCCAAAAACAGTTCTAAAGTAAAAACTGAAAACGGATTATTGACTTTCGAAGGAAAATTAATTGCCGGAAAACAAACAAATGTAGCTTGGTGGCGTGGAAGTCTTTTAGACAAAGAAGTTCAAAAATCGACTCCGCACCTTACCCGATTTGCTCCCGGAAGAACTGGAATCGGATTGACCGATAAAGTTTCGGAAACCGTGGATTATTTAAGTGCCAATAATACTGTCGCTTTAGAACATAATTACGGCTTGTGGTACGACCGCAGAATGGACGATCACGAACGTGTCCGCCGAATTGATGCCGATGTTTGGCCTCCGTTTTACGAACAGCCTTTTGCGAGAAGCGGACAGGATTTGGCTTGGGATCATTTGAGTAAATATGATTTGACCAAATTCAATGATTGGTATTGGACTCGCTTGGCACAATTTGCAAATTTGGCGGAACCCAACGGACAATTGTTGGTCAATCAACAATATCTTCAACACAATATTATTGAGGCTGGCGCGCATTGGTCCAGTTCTCCTTGGCGTTCAGCGAATAATATTAACGAAACAGGATTTCCAGAACCGCCGCCGTATGCAGGAGACAAACGTATTTTTATGGCGGAACAGTTTTATGATATTACCAATCCAACAAGAAAAAAATTACACCAAGGATTCATTCGAAAATCATTGGAAAATTTCCAAGAAAACAGCAACGTAATCCAATTGACAAGTGCCGAATATACAGGTCCACTTCATTTTATGGAATTTTGGTTGGACGAAGCACAAAAATGGAAAACGGAAACCGGTAAAAAAGGAATCATTGGTTTAAGTGCCACCAAAGATGTACAAGATGCCATCTTGAATGATGCCAAAAGAGCCAAAACCGTTGACGCCATTGATATTCGGTATTGGTATTACAAAGAAGACGGTTCTGCTTATGCACCACAAGGAGGCGTAAATTTAGCGCCAAGACAACACGCCCGAAAATTAAAAACCGGAAAAGAAACCGATGACCAAGTGTATCGTGCCGTTCGAGAATATCGCGAGAAATATCCAGAGAAAGTAGTCTTGTATTCTACCGATGGTTCATCGAGATTTGGATGGTCAGTTTTGATGGCGGGAGGTTCTTTGCCTAATATTCCAAAAATAGAATTGCCCGCTTTTTATTCCGCTTTAAGCGAAATGAAATTTGTAAACGGAACCACGTTTTCAGATCCCGTTTGGAAGCTTGAAAATAAAGGGAAAGCTTATCTTTTTTACACAAAGAATTCCCAAGATATTGCAATTGACCTTGCTGCGGATAAAGGAGATTTTGAAGTTTATGCCATTAATGCAACTACAGGAAGCATATCAAAAAACACAAACATCAGCGGAGGAAAAAAGGTTGTAATTCCAGCTTCTGACGTGAAGGAAAAAGTACTATTCGTAATAAAAAAATAA
- a CDS encoding glycoside hydrolase family 140 protein, translated as MNPKIKYFNLFLISFLLLAQSGFSQSKNLPKLKVSKNQHYFVTEDGKPFFWLGDTGWLTFGKLDREGVVKYLEDRKAKGFNVVQVMVLHNVNAVNVYGDQALMNENVAHQITSPGNDPNNAPEYDYWDHVDYTLDVAQKNGIYLAMVPVWGTNISSDKSKVTKADVEKYAKFLADRYKKRTNIIWLNGGDTYGNKFQDIWNALGSILKTSNPDQLVTFHPFGRTDSSENFHNASWLDFNMFQSGHRRYDQDTLKNSFKEDNFKFVHRDWDLKPTKPTLDGEPSYEGIPHGLHDTLQPLWKDSDVRRYGYWSVFAGGAGYTYGHNAVMQMFRKGDKPAYGNKILWDDAINAPGAGQMVHIKNLMLEFPYLERVPDQTLIANQGKKYDYQVATRGNDYALIYTYTGRKITVNMGKISGDKVTASWYNPRNGERTKIGTFDNKGTKEFQPSGKNEDGNDWVLILTSNK; from the coding sequence ATGAATCCGAAAATTAAATATTTCAACTTGTTTCTTATAAGCTTTTTGCTTTTAGCACAAAGCGGATTTTCTCAATCCAAAAACCTACCAAAACTTAAAGTTTCCAAAAACCAACACTATTTCGTAACCGAAGACGGGAAACCATTTTTCTGGTTGGGCGATACTGGCTGGCTGACCTTCGGGAAACTGGACAGAGAAGGGGTTGTTAAATATTTGGAAGACCGAAAAGCAAAAGGATTCAATGTCGTTCAGGTAATGGTCTTGCATAATGTGAATGCCGTAAATGTCTATGGCGATCAGGCATTAATGAATGAGAATGTGGCGCATCAAATTACTTCACCGGGCAACGATCCCAATAATGCTCCCGAATACGATTACTGGGATCACGTAGATTACACCTTGGATGTAGCTCAAAAAAACGGAATCTACTTGGCAATGGTGCCAGTTTGGGGAACCAATATTAGTAGTGATAAAAGCAAAGTAACGAAAGCGGATGTTGAAAAATACGCCAAATTTTTAGCCGATCGATATAAAAAAAGAACCAATATTATCTGGCTTAACGGAGGAGATACTTACGGAAATAAATTTCAGGACATCTGGAACGCACTTGGAAGTATTTTAAAAACCAGCAACCCAGATCAATTGGTGACTTTTCACCCATTCGGAAGAACCGATTCGTCAGAGAATTTCCACAATGCATCTTGGCTGGATTTCAATATGTTCCAATCCGGTCACAGAAGATACGATCAGGATACTTTGAAAAATTCCTTTAAAGAAGACAATTTCAAGTTTGTGCATAGAGATTGGGATTTAAAACCAACCAAACCAACCCTTGACGGAGAGCCATCTTACGAAGGAATTCCCCACGGATTGCACGATACTTTACAGCCATTATGGAAAGACAGCGATGTAAGACGTTATGGGTATTGGTCGGTTTTTGCTGGCGGGGCAGGTTACACTTACGGTCACAATGCCGTAATGCAAATGTTCAGAAAAGGTGACAAACCAGCTTATGGAAACAAAATTTTATGGGATGATGCCATCAATGCACCAGGAGCCGGACAAATGGTACACATTAAAAACCTGATGTTGGAATTTCCGTATTTAGAAAGAGTTCCAGACCAAACTTTAATCGCGAATCAAGGCAAAAAATACGACTATCAGGTTGCCACCAGAGGAAATGATTATGCCCTGATTTATACTTATACGGGAAGAAAAATTACCGTTAATATGGGCAAAATTTCAGGAGATAAAGTAACGGCAAGCTGGTACAATCCAAGAAATGGCGAAAGAACAAAGATTGGAACATTTGATAACAAAGGAACCAAAGAATTCCAGCCTTCCGGCAAAAATGAAGATGGAAACGACTGGGTTTTAATCCTAACATCGAACAAGTAA